The nucleotide window CCATTGCCGGTGGCATTGTGGCCGCCATTATTTACCGATTTGTCTTTAAGGTGCGCAAGGGCGATGATGAAGATCATTCATATGATTTCtaaagtgttgccacatgcTAATATGTAAACTGTAAAATGAGTACTACAGCAACAAAAAGCCgctacagacacatacatacatgcgtatctacatccatatgtatatgtgccgCAAATGCATGACGACAggcattttttgatttttgtttttgtttacatttgctaatttcaaatatttaataagcgCAAAAAgcttttacacatacatatatacttatatatgtaaaaataagtatatatttgaaTGCACTTGTATTGAgaatgaatatgaaaaaaaaaatgttacgtatacgccacgccACCACCATTTGTATTatgcataattttatttgtaattttaatttagtgaTTTAAGCACCACATACATActtgtgtgtttatatatatatatattatcgatGCGATGCAACTCATATGCCAAATGTACACATTCCACATTCATAACCGAAATTGAGTGCTTTAACAAGCAGCAGCATCCCACTCATCCTCTTCCATTCCGAAATCCACACACATAACCACCGTCCGAACTTTCCACAGTACGCTAGTAGTCAGTGGCTtacacgaaaaaaaaaaatttttaaattttattcaaaaaattttaataaaaaaaacgaaattttattttgagcaacaaaaattaatttattcaacaCCCGCTTGTAGTTTCTATATTAACTGTAAActgtttacatgcatattttgtatttttgtatgtcaaacttatgtaaaaaatgtaccaagaaaatcacatttatatatattatatacccaCAAAAGCTACATATCAGCAACCGTTTTAAGTTATTAACATACACTtttgagatatatatattttatatgtatatgtatacttacataattacaatttgtttgtaattttagaaattaagcGAGGATTAACAAAATGCAGCAGtgaaatgaaatttacaaaCTTCAACAGTTGTTTGTGCAACCACAAGTTTGCCTTAAACGTATAAGCAAATTACGTTAAAAAgcatatatttacatgtttacaaagcaattatatatttatgtacagttATGTATGCATAGAACATtgtttatgtgcatatgtacttttatttaatatatttgtaatttatatggTCAAAAATTTATGTGCCTGTTGCGCTAatataaatgttattaatatttaaaataaataaataaaatgctaaaaaataattaaaattaatttttttatgaatttgtggaatatgtaagtatttaaacataaatacaatgttgttatatatgtaataaaattaaataaaaaaacaaattattttattttattttattttattttattttattttattttattttattttattttattttattttattttattttattttattttattttattttattttattttattttattttattttattttattttattttattttattttattttattttattttattttattttattttattttattttattttattttattttattttattttattttattttattttattttattttattttattttattttattttattttattttattttattttattttattttattttattttattttattttattttattttattttattttattttattttattttattttattttattttattttattttattttattttattttattttattttattttattttattttattttattttattttattttattttattttattttattttattttattttattttattttattttattttattttattttatttattttattttattttattttattttattttattttattttattttattttaatttattttaatttctatcatttttttgcatttaattgcatAATATTGCATAATTCACTCATATTCACATTTCGCATGCACGTCATACCCCTAATGTGGCCGCCATGTAAATCGGGTTCGCGCAAATTGTTGAAATTCTAAATCAGTAAACTCGCATTGCACCAGGCCACCAAAATCGTGCAGAAGGTGTCTCCCGCCAATTTTTTGTGGCAAAATTTCTCTGAAGTGCTGCATAAACCTAGGCGTTACTTGTCAAACGTTCACAATAGCGGCCATTTGTGTAGTtgctaaaatatttcatatggtGCACCCTGTGTTTTGCATATGTTTTGTTTGTACATCGTTTGTTTACttctttatttatgtttatacgtgtgtatattatatgtatacatacttacGCTGGTGGACACACcgcatatttttataagaaaaaaacaagtttttatgaatgaaatttctttatttaatattagattaatggaaatttagtaaattagtgaATAAATGTTGAATtacaaccaaaaatattaataaaaactttactcattatatgcatatagacatcatttatttattatgttaacgaatgtttttagttgttgttgctgtaaaaaatattatataatttaattttaaattgttcattttatttgtttaaataatattcctgcataattttattgtattatttagtttttaattcatcattttaacaataaataatctCCTGCAATGTAAACAAATCACCCACGCGCAACAATCACACACAAACTcccgcacacacacgcacgtgcTCGCCTGCTGGAGAGAAATCTTTTATTTCAAAAGTCAGTAAACTTGCATTTCACCAGGCGAACAGGAGTGCCCAGCAACTCGTTTGTTTTGCAGAAATATAAGTTGCCGTGACGTCACTGCTAAGTTTGTGGTAACAACAAAATACTAACAAACAATCCATTCACGatgaaatttttggtttttgtcttCACTAAAGCTGATTTTCTTGCACACCCTGTGCAtatttgtattgtgttgtttgtgCGGTATTTTTGGCACTATTGAAAGTGTTTTTGTTCGACATATTTGTtgacaataacaaataacaccAAAGAAGGAATACAGTTGTAAAATGTAAGCAGtaaagagcaaaacaaaattacctgcgatttgttgttatattagtTTAAAGGGCAATTAGTGGCACATGAATTTAATATAATGTAGTAACGAAGAAGTTGTAATGTAagtataattatacatataaatatattattataaaatgatatccatataaatgcattatattcctattttatgtattttagttCCAAAAGTAGGCTGACCGAGAATTACAAAaggatttttatgtgaaaaagTTGCAATTCCTCTACAAACCAAACAGCAAATTCGCAAATGTAATTGGATATTTCGTCATTTTATGTAAAATACAACCTTTATATTTCTAGGATATGTGGATATTTTCCTAAAAATGCTTTAGATGGAGCAAATTTTTTCCGAACTCCCCTCTTAATGAATGGAAAACCAGGCTTGACTCTTCCAATCATTCAAGATGCCAATTCTCGTGTTTATAAGTTTCCATTACATCTTCGGACGGCGCTTGCGGTGTTGTGGGAAAAGATTTAAGCAAGCAACCTGACTTTCCGATGACCAGAATGCTTGAAATCGAGCTGTAGGAATAAAGGCtttcaacattttattacatttggAAGTGCGATAAGTTTCAGCAGAGAACTATGGAAGGAAGGTGCAGTGAGAAGGTTGCTTTAATTATTGATTCGTCATGTCTTCTGTGAAATAATttatctttattaatatttcagcgCAAAATTGTATGCGCTATTAGGACGGATTGGTGATAAGATGCAAATAATCTCGGAGGATGTAGAACATTCTTATTCAATAGCTAAAACCTTAGACAagtgagaaaatattttaagttttccgtctacaatattcaaaatattttttcagctgTTAAGTGTGTATAAACTTATAAACAAAGATATCagaaaaagtatattaaaagtgtgcttaaaacaaaaaagtgacaAGTGAGGAGTTATTGAGAGTGATGTACACACTTAGTCATAGCTGAAGCACATGACATAGCCGTGGCTATATAtggaaattactgaaaattgtcGCATGTACTATATACCTATATAAAAATCtgtatgtgcatgtatgtatatctcaGTTAATTTGCTCTCGCTTTCAAGCAAACAATTCTGAATGCAGATGTGTAAACTTTAACAATCTATATTTGCGCAGACAtacggacatacatatattagtcaGTTAGCATATCAAATTAGTCAGTATGTAAATATTCTCATTTGTGACTTGCTTCAAATATAGATATAAgagtatgtatattgaaaaatgaaaattgcccTTTTGTCATTTAAACGACCAGAGCGTAAGCACCCGGCTGACTAAGAAAATTTTCTTGGATTtcatataaatcataaattacatgacaaataaaaacaaaataaataaaaatatttactgtaaCGTCATGTTATTAATAGGCGCTACTTGACGTAAGCTTAAGCTTCTTATCATTTTGAAATGTAATGTAAttggtttatatgtatgtaagtgcatcTGAGTGTATGAGAGTGTAATATAATGCTAACTTCCCCACTTTATTGGTGACTGAAACGTGTGTCAAGGTCACTGGCTTATCAATTCTCTGAAAATAAACTTGTGTGAAAGATGTTGAAGAGATAATCTAGAAAATTTACAACTGTATACAATTGtctttttgattaaatttaatattatgtaggtattttgtgttattatttaaatttttatttttttgttattttattttactttttaatttcttttttaatttgttatttattttatttaaaacaatttattttctaaattcgaGAGACAaatgttgaaaacaaaattacgaGTTTTTCAACCGAAATCTCGCCAGTAGTCTACGATAGTGTATtagtaaatttcttttttatttattatatatgggaattggttcaaaatattaatcagaCCCTCAAGACACTTGCTTATATTTGTTAGCCCTTCGAATAGCAACATTTCTCCGATATTTCTTGTAGAATATTATTGCTAGTGCTAccagtttatttgattttacaaTGGATAATTGTTTCAAACTAAGCACGCTTACAATTTCTAatatacagttacatatgtgaaaaataataaggacaGTGCCCTAGTCTAGATGAAGTCTATGTCCATCTAGAAATGTGAGGGAATCAAAACCAAATAATGAAGCAAATCTATTGGCAACATATTCCaattaaatgtttctttagTTTTACGAAGATTTAGCAAagctttgtattttatattaattttttttttttaatatgccgtttttgacatttgaaaaataataaggacaCGTCtacttttactaaaaaaattacaatatttaataagaacaaagaactagttttctttcaattaTGTTAATACCAGTTTCTAATTAGTATGAgatgtttttttgaaaatgcttGGTTGTTTAATTGCATCATTATCGCTTTGGCATGGAAAAAACTAGGTTTTGGCAGACGGAAAAGCCTTCTATGAATTCTTAAAAGTTGCCAAAGCTCTTCATTGTTACATCTCATTGTACATCACtgtattccaaaaaatttctaTGGCCACTGTACCATATTGAAGTTGTTGACCTCAAACCACTTAAATTGTTCGAGTATCACAACATAATAGGTTGCCTACATAGTGCCCTGTTTAGCGGTCTTTATCGTGTACTTAgagttttaaacatattgttttGGCTTTGTTTGTTATACGTACTTTTTATTCATCGCtttccttattatttttcacataactgtACATATGTTAAGCCTTTTCTTTATAGATTTGTTTCAACTTTactattttcaactatttccaaCTTGATTTTACGAAGATTGGAGAAGGTTCAAAGTGATGCAAAAtggtttcaaaaatatcatatttcaGCCGGAGAGGCAGGAGACAagtaaatgaatatatgtaagaCTCAGTAAAGATAACCGACAGACGACCCTGATgggcaacaaaagcagctttGCTGCCGATCTAATTTAAGAAGATGAAATACTATTGAGTCCTTACAACAGATGTATTTTAAGTGCTGTGTACTGTTGTCTGCTACTCCAGCTACTCTCTACATAAAGAAGTTTTTCACATCTTAATTTcctaagtattttatattaaaatggaATTAGATGGTTTAGATAAGCATCAATGCTTCTAAGAAGCCTAAGAAGATGCAAAGATGAATAACAAACCTCGTACGGGATGTCTTAGTGCGAAGAAAATAATCACTGAAGGTTTAAGAAACGGGTCCGCTTGGCGATTAAATTAGCTGCAATTGAAGAGTTCGTCTCATTTGGTACGGTTCAGTAATGGAACTGATGTTTGGGATTGGAGAAGAATAGAACTTAGCTGccgaatttaattttgaaggAGTTTCATTAGCCTAGCTATTAAAGAAACTTGAGTAAATGGTTATGGTGGCGAAATCAAAACTCAATCCAATGAACGAAATCAACGGAGCTTCAACTGAAAAAGCTATACATTTGGAGCAGCTATTGCAAAATTTAGTGCCTATTGGTTTAAagagaataataaatattttatgagaaatcataaaaactcgcattacttttttaataatctcgtatatatatggatatatatgtaagtaaattttaacACTAAAACTTAGTTGTAGAAAAGCTCTAAAATATGGTGCTAAATGAGTGTTTTCTAATCACAAGTGCAAAACCAACACAGAATGACACTAAATTGTAAGCtatgggaaaataaaaaaaaatatattagcacttaggtatatatacatagttttaaataaacaaagcttatttattttaatttttattgttttgccaCACATGTTGCTaactatgtaagtatgtatgtatgggcatGAACATTGGATTAACAACAGCTTAGTCGGATAAACAGACATCCAATAGAGGGAATTACTCATCCATTTTGCAACGAACAACCGAACGTAACATACAATACACGACAATATCGGTTTGCCCACAAATGCCTATCGCATTTCTAGGTGAAGAGCGTTGCCAGCCAACCGATTGAAGCTCCACTGAAGCTGAGGTGCCAACTTCGCCGGCATTGTTTACCAAAGCCAAAGTGTTTAAATGTAGTTTATGCGAATTATGTGGTTGACTGTGGTTAATTAAGTGCAGTAGCTGATGGATTTAAGCCCGAAAGACCATACATTGTTGATATGTCAAGgcgtttaattaattaaaccgCGAGTGCGAGTTATCAACTTCAATACGGAGGAATTTGCACTAAAATGCTGGCGGTTACACAACAATGTTTGAATAAATGCATGTAGAAATTGAAAGGGGATGTggagtgtgggtgtgtgtgtgtgtgtgactgacTGAAAACGATCATATTTCGTCGTTCACATGTGCGCGATAATACTGCTGCCAGGCAGTGCACGGCGACGCTGAGTTTGAGCCGATATTTCAGCGTGAATACAATTGGATGACAACAGTCGTGCGATCCAGTAGGAAAGAAGTTCTGTTGGCGAGAAGACGCCACAAATAGCGTACAGCGgtgttttatattgaaaaacttaaattcaaaaatatttcgaacagTTTTTGAAATTACAAATAGTGAAATGGTAATTAagtgcaaaaagaaaaatattattaaattaaaagttaaaataattcattgatttattccaaaaaaataggCGAGAGTATTGTTTATATTGTGTGTGGCTTTGCTTTGCAATTTCGTCTTGACACAAGATTTCGAACCAGAACCATTGGAGCCGGAGATATACCAAACGACTACATTAAAAACTACCACTGAGCTGCTGTCAcccatcacaacaacaactagtgtGCCCAGCACAGAGGcaccaacaattgcaacaacaacaacaaaagaaacacCCATCGATACTACGCCGCCCACTGAAACAACGGAAGAGGATCTTCCAACCACTACGATTACTTTAATAGAGGAGACcataacgccaacaacaacagcagcaactacGACGCCGAAAGAGGAGCcttcaccaacaccaacaccaacgtCAGAAGTAACGATTTTTGACTACCCAACAACAACGACTAGAACGACCACcagtacaactacaacaactccCAGACCATTGCCATTTATTCCCTCTACAACAAACACTCTAACACCACAGATCCCCACCAGACAACCCGGTTATCCTGTTTATCGCCCAGTGAAACCATGGATTCCATATACGCCACCCACTCAACCGCAGAAACCGACTTATCAGCAGAATCGCTGCTATTATCGCACGCAACCGCATTGGCAATGGAAGTGTGGCTgtaagtagcaacaacaacaatatttgcatattttcttttatatgttTGAGTTTGTATGAGTTTGGCGATTATTCACGGCGTTGAGTTATTACCCACATGAGTATGAAAATCCAAATATGGTCGATTTTGATAGTTTTTGGATTCTCAACGCTTTCTAAGATAGATAGATTTTTGTAAACCCAACAAAAAAACAGTGTCCTGAATCAATGAAGTAGCCAACGGAATAATAGTTAGTAGCAAACCTTTTACTGCAAATTAACTAGTCCGAAAATAACTAGAACTActccaattaaaatttatttaattttgaacaaCAATAAGTACATAGAACTTCTCTAACATGAATCACCATAAACCACAAAAGAAggtcgagttagagagacttcgagttacagaaattttcattaaaacaaaatttttcaaaaagctgtaaaatagatatttacccacagttttatttatttacttcgcattaagttttatttaaatacgttaaaatatgttttctgtaattttgtttgttgcagtttgctattattggctcttgacgtctatgtcCCATtcctttgttatatgatttatgcaatccataagtataataacatattttttgttctcgtccgtacgatatagagggacccttttaaaatatgtttcgatagtaaaattttaaattttgtattacgtCTTGGTCGAAAAGATGGATTTATGaa belongs to Zeugodacus cucurbitae isolate PBARC_wt_2022May chromosome 6, idZeuCucr1.2, whole genome shotgun sequence and includes:
- the LOC105218693 gene encoding integumentary mucin C.1-like produces the protein MARVLFILCVALLCNFVLTQDFEPEPLEPEIYQTTTLKTTTELLSPITTTTSVPSTEAPTIATTTTKETPIDTTPPTETTEEDLPTTTITLIEETITPTTTAATTTPKEEPSPTPTPTSEVTIFDYPTTTTRTTTSTTTTTPRPLPFIPSTTNTLTPQIPTRQPGYPVYRPVKPWIPYTPPTQPQKPTYQQNRCYYRTQPHWQWKCGYWQYVTHEHCYRCCFYAGCTEVNRYYCQQTQQQKFNKNTNTYSNYWLYY